One Erythrobacter sp. SDW2 genomic region harbors:
- the rpsJ gene encoding 30S ribosomal protein S10, translating to MEAQNIRIRLKAFDHRVLDQATGEIADTARRTGALIRGPIPMPTRIEKFTVNRGPHIDKKSREQFEVRTYKRLLDIVQPNAQTVDALMKLDLAAGVNVEIKLA from the coding sequence ATGGAAGCTCAGAATATCCGCATTCGCCTCAAGGCGTTCGACCACCGCGTTCTCGACCAGGCCACTGGTGAGATCGCCGACACGGCCCGCCGGACCGGCGCGCTTATTCGCGGCCCCATTCCCATGCCGACGCGCATCGAGAAGTTCACCGTGAACCGCGGCCCGCACATCGACAAGAAGTCGCGCGAGCAGTTCGAGGTGCGTACGTACAAGCGGTTGCTCGACATCGTGCAGCCCAACGCCCAGACGGTCGATGCTCTGATGAAGCTCGATCTGGCCGCTGGCGTGAACGTCGAAATCAAATTGGCCTGA
- the rplC gene encoding 50S ribosomal protein L3: MRTGVIAKKVGMTRLFQEDGRHVPVTVLALEDCQVVSHRTADRDGYVALQVGSGVAKQKNVNKPQREHFAKAEVGLKQKVAEFRLESEDALLPVGSTISAEHFVAGQMVDVTGHTQGKGFAGAMKRWGFGGMRATHGVSISHRAHGSTGNRQDPGRVFKGKKMAGHMGDRQRTQQNLEIVRTDAERGLLFVKGSVPGAKNSWMLVRDAVKLPLPADVPFPGVVLDKNAPKPEADEPKLADQVEAADTVAEETAAAEAEAPASDENKEG, from the coding sequence ATGCGCACTGGCGTGATCGCAAAGAAAGTCGGGATGACCCGCCTGTTCCAGGAGGATGGACGTCACGTTCCCGTGACCGTTCTGGCCCTGGAAGATTGCCAGGTCGTGTCCCACCGCACCGCAGACCGTGACGGCTACGTCGCGCTGCAGGTCGGTTCGGGTGTGGCCAAGCAGAAGAATGTCAACAAGCCGCAGCGCGAGCATTTTGCCAAGGCCGAAGTCGGCCTGAAGCAGAAGGTTGCCGAGTTCCGGCTCGAGAGCGAAGACGCGCTGCTGCCGGTCGGTTCGACCATCAGCGCAGAGCACTTCGTTGCCGGCCAGATGGTCGACGTCACCGGCCACACGCAGGGCAAGGGTTTTGCCGGTGCGATGAAGCGCTGGGGCTTCGGCGGTATGCGCGCGACGCACGGCGTCTCGATCAGTCACCGTGCTCACGGTTCGACCGGTAACCGCCAGGATCCGGGCCGCGTGTTCAAGGGCAAGAAGATGGCCGGCCACATGGGCGACCGTCAGCGCACCCAGCAGAACCTCGAAATCGTTCGTACCGATGCCGAGCGTGGCCTTCTGTTCGTCAAGGGTTCGGTTCCGGGTGCCAAGAACAGCTGGATGCTGGTTCGTGACGCCGTGAAGCTGCCGCTTCCCGCCGACGTGCCGTTCCCCGGTGTCGTCCTCGACAAGAACGCGCCGAAACCGGAAGCCGACGAGCCCAAGCTCGCCGACCAGGTCGAAGCAGCGGACACCGTCGCTGAAGAAACCGCTGCTGCCGAGGCCGAAGCGCCCGCCAGCGATGAAAACAAGGAGGGCTGA